A single Clavibacter nebraskensis NCPPB 2581 DNA region contains:
- a CDS encoding glycosyltransferase — protein MRILMWHVHGGWTDSFVLGSHEILFPTTPARDAWGLGRGGRAWPASAREVDPSSLHETHVDLVLLQRVPEIEEAERLLGRRLGSDVPAVFLEHNTPRGAPTETVHALAGRDDIPVIHVTRFNALMWDTGIAPTTVVEHGVPDPGALYTGESASFGAVINEPVRRGRITGTDLLPAFAEVAPVEVFGMGTDLLPGAFPDLGARLVPRGDLPTARMHPELAMLRAYVHPHRWTSLGLSLLEAMHMAMPVLVLDATEASRAVPPDAGAISSDPADLVRVARLLLEDPDEAARRGRVAREAALARYSLGRFLHDMDAVLHDAVDATAGRRARRAPAGSTPTHSPHHPLDERTTR, from the coding sequence ATGAGGATCCTGATGTGGCACGTCCACGGCGGCTGGACCGACTCGTTCGTGCTCGGATCCCACGAGATCCTGTTCCCCACCACGCCCGCCCGCGACGCGTGGGGCCTCGGCCGCGGCGGCCGCGCGTGGCCCGCGAGCGCCCGCGAGGTGGATCCGTCGTCCCTGCACGAGACGCACGTCGACCTCGTGCTCCTCCAGCGCGTCCCGGAGATCGAGGAGGCGGAGCGACTGCTCGGCCGCCGCCTCGGATCCGACGTGCCCGCCGTCTTCCTCGAGCACAACACCCCGCGCGGCGCCCCGACCGAGACCGTGCACGCGCTCGCCGGCCGTGACGACATCCCCGTGATCCACGTCACGCGCTTCAACGCGCTCATGTGGGACACCGGCATCGCGCCGACCACGGTCGTCGAGCACGGAGTGCCCGACCCGGGCGCGCTCTACACGGGCGAGTCCGCGTCGTTCGGCGCGGTGATCAACGAGCCCGTGCGCCGCGGCCGCATCACCGGCACCGACCTGCTGCCCGCGTTCGCGGAGGTCGCGCCCGTCGAGGTGTTCGGCATGGGCACGGACCTCCTGCCCGGCGCGTTCCCCGACCTCGGCGCGCGCCTCGTGCCGCGCGGCGACCTGCCGACCGCGCGCATGCACCCCGAGCTCGCGATGCTCCGCGCCTACGTCCACCCGCACCGCTGGACCTCGCTCGGCCTGTCGCTGCTCGAGGCGATGCACATGGCGATGCCCGTGCTGGTGCTCGACGCGACCGAGGCGTCGCGCGCGGTGCCGCCGGACGCGGGCGCGATCTCGTCCGACCCCGCCGACCTCGTGCGCGTCGCCCGCCTGCTCCTCGAGGATCCCGACGAGGCCGCCCGCCGCGGCCGCGTCGCCCGCGAGGCCGCGCTCGCCCGCTACTCGCTCGGCCGCTTCCTGCACGACATGGACGCCGTGCTGCACGACGCCGTGGACGCGACCGCCGGGCGTCGCGCCCGACGCGCGCCCGCCGGATCCACCCCCACGCACTCCCCGCACCACCCGCTCGACGAGAGGACGACACGATGA
- a CDS encoding glycosyltransferase — protein MRIAMISEHASPLATLGGVDAGGQNVHVAALSAALAEEGHTVTVYTRRDDEALPARVAFAPGVEVVHLDAGPARAVPKDELLPHMGELADGLLADWRTARPDVVHSHFWMSGVAALDAAARLASSPVGAAAAPPVLHTFHALGSVKRRHLGAEDTSPAARAELEPGVGRRADAVIATCSDEAAELVRAGVDAARITVIPCGVDIEHFTPRADDDDAAGPMRVMVVGRLVPRKGVDLAIEAVGILARRGHRDVELVVVGGSGDAASGADDPEARRLMDAARAAGVADRVRLHGRVSQADMPAVMRTADVVVCAPWYEPFGIVPLEAMASGVPVVASAVGGLTDSVVDGVTGILVPPRDPAAIADALGELRADPARRRRLGRAGRARMEHGYAWSTVAARTAEAYRAAIQAAAPDDLPADPTVVDAHLDALAPVLADLRTHAPRLTAWGREMADRLSHGARLIAAGNGGSAAEAQHLTSELVGRFDGDRRPFSAIALHSESSAVTAIGNDYGFDEVFARQVHAHARSGDIVVLLSTSGRSENLLRAAAAARAAGATTWAMTGPGPNPLVEACDESLALDGPSANVQEAQLVAVHAICRSFESRLQANDRAAARASATTAAATLSASAAASASVPVTVAPASTTTAPAEVPA, from the coding sequence ATGAGGATCGCGATGATCTCGGAGCACGCCAGCCCGCTGGCGACGCTCGGCGGCGTGGACGCCGGCGGCCAGAACGTGCACGTCGCGGCGCTGTCCGCGGCGCTCGCGGAGGAGGGCCACACCGTCACCGTCTACACGCGCCGGGACGACGAGGCGCTGCCGGCCCGCGTCGCCTTCGCGCCCGGCGTGGAGGTCGTGCACCTCGACGCCGGACCCGCGCGCGCCGTCCCCAAGGACGAGCTGCTGCCGCACATGGGCGAGCTCGCCGACGGCCTCCTCGCCGACTGGCGCACCGCCCGGCCCGACGTGGTGCACAGCCACTTCTGGATGTCCGGGGTCGCCGCGCTCGACGCCGCCGCGCGCCTCGCGTCCTCCCCCGTGGGCGCCGCCGCGGCCCCGCCGGTGCTGCACACCTTCCACGCGCTCGGATCCGTGAAGCGCCGCCACCTCGGCGCCGAGGACACCAGCCCCGCCGCGCGCGCCGAGCTCGAGCCCGGGGTCGGCCGCCGCGCCGACGCCGTCATCGCCACCTGCTCCGACGAGGCCGCCGAGCTCGTGCGCGCGGGCGTCGACGCGGCCCGCATCACGGTGATCCCGTGCGGCGTCGACATCGAGCACTTCACGCCGCGCGCGGACGACGACGATGCCGCCGGCCCGATGCGCGTCATGGTCGTCGGCCGCCTGGTGCCGCGCAAGGGCGTCGACCTCGCGATCGAGGCCGTCGGGATCCTCGCCCGCCGCGGCCACCGCGACGTCGAGCTGGTCGTCGTCGGCGGATCCGGCGACGCCGCGAGCGGAGCCGACGACCCCGAGGCCCGCCGACTCATGGACGCCGCCCGCGCCGCCGGGGTCGCCGACCGCGTGCGCCTGCACGGCCGCGTCTCCCAGGCCGACATGCCCGCCGTGATGCGCACCGCCGACGTCGTGGTGTGCGCGCCCTGGTACGAGCCGTTCGGCATCGTCCCGCTCGAGGCGATGGCCTCCGGCGTGCCCGTCGTCGCGTCCGCGGTCGGCGGCCTCACCGACAGCGTGGTCGACGGCGTGACGGGGATCCTCGTACCGCCGCGCGACCCCGCCGCCATCGCCGACGCCCTCGGGGAGCTCCGCGCGGATCCCGCCCGCCGCCGCCGCCTCGGCCGCGCCGGCCGCGCCCGCATGGAGCACGGCTACGCGTGGTCGACGGTCGCCGCGCGCACCGCCGAGGCGTACCGGGCCGCGATCCAGGCCGCCGCCCCCGACGACCTCCCCGCCGACCCGACCGTGGTCGACGCCCACCTCGACGCGCTCGCCCCCGTGCTCGCCGACCTCCGCACGCACGCGCCGCGCCTCACCGCGTGGGGCCGCGAGATGGCCGACCGCCTCAGCCACGGCGCGCGCCTCATCGCAGCCGGCAACGGCGGATCCGCGGCCGAGGCCCAGCACCTCACGAGCGAGCTGGTGGGCCGCTTCGATGGCGACCGCCGCCCGTTCTCGGCCATCGCGCTGCACTCGGAGTCGTCCGCGGTCACGGCCATCGGCAACGACTACGGCTTCGACGAGGTCTTCGCCCGGCAGGTGCACGCGCACGCGAGATCCGGCGACATCGTCGTGCTGCTCTCCACGAGCGGCCGCAGCGAGAACCTCCTCCGGGCCGCGGCCGCCGCGCGCGCCGCCGGTGCGACGACCTGGGCGATGACGGGCCCCGGCCCGAACCCGCTCGTGGAGGCGTGCGACGAGTCCCTAGCGCTCGACGGGCCGTCGGCCAACGTGCAGGAGGCGCAGCTCGTCGCCGTGCACGCGATCTGCCGATCGTTCGAGAGCCGGCTGCAGGCGAACGACCGGGCCGCCGCCCGCGCGTCCGCGACGACGGCCGCCGCGACCCTGTCGGCCTCGGCCGCCGCATCCGCGTCCGTCCCCGTGACCGTCGCGCCCGCGTCCACCACGACCGCGCCCGCGGAGGTGCCGGCATGA
- a CDS encoding SDR family oxidoreductase yields the protein MTDSPRPSTGRVLITGGASGLGAAVAQAVLAAGGEPIVLDLDTSSVTGMEAHRIDVSDTRATEALVTEIAQKHGGLDAVVTAAGIDRCGRLVDVAPTEWEKVIGVNLMGTVAVVRAALPFLTESHGRVVTVASSLAIKAVSDATAYCASKFGVLGFTRALAAETKGEVGVTTLIPSGMKTHFFDDRNPKYKPGSDANLNDPAAVADSVMFILGQPRGCEIRELVITHELEDSWP from the coding sequence ATGACCGACTCCCCCCGCCCCAGCACCGGCCGCGTCCTCATCACCGGAGGCGCGTCCGGGCTCGGCGCCGCGGTCGCGCAGGCGGTCCTCGCTGCCGGCGGCGAGCCCATCGTGCTCGACCTCGACACCTCGAGCGTCACCGGCATGGAGGCGCACCGCATCGACGTCTCCGACACCCGCGCCACCGAGGCGCTCGTGACGGAGATCGCGCAGAAGCACGGCGGCCTCGACGCCGTCGTGACCGCCGCGGGCATCGACCGCTGCGGCCGCCTCGTCGACGTCGCCCCCACCGAGTGGGAGAAGGTCATCGGCGTGAACCTCATGGGCACCGTCGCCGTCGTCCGCGCGGCGCTGCCGTTCCTCACCGAGTCGCACGGCCGCGTCGTCACCGTCGCGTCGTCGCTCGCCATCAAGGCCGTCTCCGACGCCACCGCCTACTGCGCCTCGAAGTTCGGCGTGCTCGGCTTCACGCGAGCCCTCGCCGCCGAGACGAAGGGCGAGGTCGGCGTGACCACGCTGATCCCCTCCGGCATGAAGACGCACTTCTTCGACGACCGCAACCCGAAGTACAAGCCCGGCTCCGACGCGAACCTCAACGACCCGGCCGCCGTCGCCGACTCGGTGATGTTCATCCTCGGCCAGCCGCGCGGCTGCGAGATCCGCGAGCTCGTCATCACGCACGAGCTCGAGGACAGCTGGCCGTGA
- a CDS encoding PfkB family carbohydrate kinase, whose amino-acid sequence MRIVVVGDVLLDVDMTGAAHRLSPDAPVPVIEVEESLPRAGGAGLVATMLARDGHDVRLVTVLSDDRHSATLRACLDRIEVVAGPSGAPTPVKTRVRADGHAIARIDEGCAPPPMPAATDEMLDAIATADAIVVADYGRGVTRDPRLRAALDARAAQVPLVWDPHPAGEPPVPNTALATPNLAEARAFSGLAGRDVSAAADAARLLQERWGVTTVAVTMSERGALLVSAPASGAAGGSMPVVVPAPLVATGDPCGAGDRLAATALAALAAGSPVEDAVRDAVASAAEYVDAGGVATLVGPPAARPIGGHAASALQVVRATRAAGGTVVATGGCFDLVHAGHARTLAAARALGDCLVVLLNSDDSVRRLKGPERPIMTEEDRVDLLMSLGVVDAVVLFSEDTPEEALRSIKPDLWVKGGDYRAEDLPESAVIAEWGGQAVTVPYHPGRSTTKLAGALARVG is encoded by the coding sequence ATGAGGATCGTCGTGGTCGGCGACGTGCTGCTCGACGTCGACATGACCGGTGCCGCGCACCGCCTCAGCCCCGACGCGCCCGTGCCGGTGATCGAGGTCGAGGAGTCGCTGCCCCGCGCGGGCGGCGCCGGCCTCGTCGCGACGATGCTCGCGCGCGACGGGCACGACGTGCGCCTCGTCACCGTGCTGTCCGACGACCGCCACTCCGCGACGCTGCGCGCCTGCCTCGACCGGATCGAGGTGGTCGCCGGCCCGTCCGGCGCGCCCACGCCCGTGAAGACCCGCGTCCGCGCCGACGGCCACGCCATCGCCCGCATCGACGAGGGCTGCGCCCCGCCGCCCATGCCCGCCGCGACCGACGAGATGCTCGACGCGATCGCCACGGCCGACGCCATCGTCGTCGCCGACTACGGCCGCGGCGTCACGCGCGACCCCCGTCTCCGCGCGGCCCTCGACGCGCGCGCCGCCCAGGTGCCGCTCGTGTGGGATCCGCACCCCGCGGGCGAGCCGCCCGTCCCGAACACCGCGCTCGCCACCCCGAACCTCGCCGAGGCGCGCGCGTTCTCCGGGCTAGCCGGGCGCGACGTGTCCGCGGCCGCCGACGCCGCCCGTCTGCTCCAGGAGCGGTGGGGCGTCACCACGGTCGCCGTCACCATGAGCGAGCGCGGCGCCCTGCTCGTCTCGGCGCCCGCGTCGGGCGCGGCCGGCGGATCCATGCCCGTCGTCGTCCCCGCCCCGCTCGTCGCGACCGGCGACCCGTGCGGGGCCGGCGACCGCCTGGCCGCCACGGCCCTCGCGGCGCTGGCCGCGGGATCCCCCGTCGAGGACGCCGTGCGCGACGCCGTCGCCTCCGCGGCCGAGTACGTGGATGCGGGCGGCGTCGCCACCCTCGTCGGCCCGCCCGCGGCGCGCCCCATCGGCGGCCACGCGGCGAGCGCCCTCCAGGTGGTCCGCGCGACCCGCGCCGCCGGCGGCACCGTCGTCGCGACGGGCGGCTGCTTCGACCTCGTGCACGCCGGCCACGCCCGCACGCTCGCCGCTGCCCGCGCGCTCGGCGACTGCCTCGTCGTGCTCCTCAACTCGGACGACTCGGTGCGCCGCCTCAAGGGACCCGAGCGCCCGATCATGACCGAGGAGGACCGCGTGGACCTCCTCATGTCGCTCGGGGTGGTGGATGCGGTCGTGCTCTTCTCCGAGGACACCCCCGAGGAGGCGCTGCGCTCCATCAAGCCCGACCTCTGGGTCAAGGGCGGCGACTACCGCGCCGAGGACCTCCCCGAGTCGGCGGTCATCGCCGAGTGGGGCGGCCAGGCCGTGACCGTGCCCTACCATCCGGGCCGCTCCACCACGAAGCTCGCCGGCGCCCTCGCGCGCGTCGGCTGA